A region of the Acidobacteriota bacterium genome:
CGATGCGGCGGCGACCGCCCGCTCGGCGCCCACCCGCAGCGCTTCCCGCAGCCCCTGCGCGACCGTGCGCTCGTCGAGCGAAGACGAAGAACCCTGCGTTGCGGTGGAGCCGGCCGCCAGCCGATCGAGAAAGCCGGCGCACCCGGCCGCCGCGCCGGCGCCGAGCACCGCCGCGGCCAACAGGAACCGTCTCATGAGCTCTCCCCGCCGCCCGGCGCGGCGCCGCCGGCCGCCAGCCCGGCCTCTTTGAGCAGAAACGCGAATTCGAACGCGATGTCGCGGTACCGCTCGTACCGGCCGGAGGCACCGGTGTGGCCGGCGTGCATCTTCGTCTTCAAGAGCAGCGTGTTGGAATCGGTCTTCAACTTGCGGAGCTTGGCGACCCACTTCGTCGGCTCCCAGTACTGGACCTGGGAGTCGTGCAGGCCGCTCAGAACGAGCAGGGCGGGATAGTCCTTCGCCTCGACGTTGTCGTAGGGGGAGTAGGAGAGCATGTACCGGTAGTAGGTCTCGTCCCGAGGGTCCCCCCACTCGTCGTACTCGCTGGTGGTCAACGGGATCGACTCGTCGAGCATCGTCGTCACGACGTCCACGAAGGGCACGGCAGCGATGGCTCCCCGGAAGAGGTCACCGCGCATGTTGATCACGGCACCGATCAGCAGGCCGCCGGCGCTGCCCCCCTGGGCGAAGAGCCGCTCGGGATCGGCGTAACCGCGGGCAATCAGGTGTTCCGCGCACGCGATGAAATCGGTGAACGTGTTCTTTTTCTTGAGGAGCTTCCCTTCCTCGTACCAGCGCCGGCCGAGCTCCTGCCCGCCACGGACGTGGGCGATGGCGAAGGCGAAACCGCGGTCGAGGAGCGAAAGCCGGGACGGGCGAAACGCCGGATCGACGCTGATCCCGTACGCGCCGTAGCCGTACAGGAGGAGC
Encoded here:
- a CDS encoding DUF4197 family protein, whose protein sequence is MRRFLLAAAVLGAGAAAGCAGFLDRLAAGSTATQGSSSSLDERTVAQGLREALRVGAERAVAAASRTDGFLENELIRIAVPDELRTMTQALRKLGLGDRVDELEVA